Proteins co-encoded in one Rudaeicoccus suwonensis genomic window:
- a CDS encoding aminotransferase class III-fold pyridoxal phosphate-dependent enzyme — MDDGNLSGLQMPPISTDPVMAVASSKWGLTGAHRELGSNQDYNLRITTTDGPVVVKIVNPAWERDTIDAQHEALAVMAAAGIPAPVPVFRADEITVDGHDLLAHVITYVDGEPLLGRAGFGTAECRLLGDIAGRVVDALAGFNHPGTQRRSQWDLRLATEVIDQLAPPLRSTLADATARLEAVQDQLPLQVIHGDVTDDNVVLTPDGDAAVIDFGDLSLSWRCAELAVTAAGVLGKTSDDVAAVLAVVDAFAGRVNLTDAELTAVWPLIVLRTGVLVACSDDLTADGTNSYAAVRSAGERRSLQIALALDAEEMTWLIRGTGQHLRRLDLTGVIESVTPVDLGVTSERWDDGAWLTPDAWHDGLPLSRKAPAYSTRYGEYRLDRAHPLSAQGTADVFALGIEVLLPTGTKLPELPSGVTAFGLDANNTVVADAVWLQACTLPGTPPRFVSAHAEHVWRNICPDPSPLVGTDVAAPAPQAEAILQQRDSHFAAVQEHYYDDPPQIERGWREFLIDTRANVYVDVVNNVATTGHAHPHLTRAAQRQWSLLNTNSRFHYAGSAALSQRLAALAPDGLDQVFLVNSGSEAVDLALRLAMTATGRARMLAAREAYHGWTIGSDAVTSSLGDNPRAMESRPAWVELMDAPNQIRGTHRGPDSAAAYLSDLDDQLAAIDTDQIAGVILEPIFGNGGGVALPDGYLAGVYERVRALGGVCISDEVQVGYGRTGHYFWGFEQQSVVPDIITVAKSMGNGQPLGAVVTTAAIAEAFAAEGSFFSSAGGSPVSCAIGMAVLDVMEREQLQHNALVVGDHFRTELQRLADRHQAIGAVHGFGLYLGVELVTDRESFTPATDLATDVCESLLREGCIVQATGDGHNVLKIKPPLVVTADSVDFVVAAIDRVLTRLSD, encoded by the coding sequence ATGGATGACGGCAATCTGAGTGGCCTGCAGATGCCCCCGATCAGCACTGACCCCGTGATGGCGGTCGCGAGCTCCAAATGGGGCCTCACGGGCGCTCATCGGGAGCTGGGGTCCAACCAGGACTACAACCTGCGCATCACCACGACCGACGGCCCGGTGGTCGTCAAGATCGTCAACCCGGCCTGGGAACGCGACACGATCGACGCTCAGCACGAGGCCCTGGCTGTCATGGCTGCAGCAGGGATTCCGGCACCGGTGCCGGTGTTCCGGGCGGACGAGATCACCGTCGACGGACACGACCTGCTGGCGCACGTGATCACGTATGTCGACGGCGAACCGCTGCTGGGCAGAGCCGGATTCGGCACCGCCGAGTGCCGACTGCTCGGCGACATCGCGGGGCGGGTGGTCGATGCCCTTGCCGGATTCAACCACCCGGGCACTCAGCGGCGTTCTCAGTGGGACCTGCGGCTGGCAACCGAGGTCATCGACCAGCTGGCACCGCCGCTGCGGTCCACACTGGCCGATGCGACCGCCCGCCTGGAAGCGGTGCAGGATCAGCTGCCGTTGCAGGTGATCCACGGCGACGTCACCGACGACAACGTCGTGCTCACGCCGGACGGAGATGCCGCCGTCATCGACTTCGGTGACCTGAGCCTGAGCTGGCGCTGCGCCGAACTCGCCGTGACCGCCGCCGGCGTGCTGGGCAAGACCTCCGACGATGTGGCCGCCGTGCTGGCCGTCGTCGACGCCTTCGCCGGACGCGTGAACCTCACCGACGCCGAACTCACCGCGGTCTGGCCGCTGATCGTCCTGCGCACCGGGGTGCTCGTCGCGTGCAGCGACGACCTCACCGCCGACGGGACCAACTCGTATGCCGCCGTCCGCTCTGCCGGTGAGCGCCGATCGCTGCAGATCGCGCTCGCGCTCGACGCCGAGGAGATGACCTGGCTGATCCGCGGCACCGGTCAGCACCTGCGCAGGCTCGACCTCACGGGTGTCATCGAGTCCGTGACACCCGTCGACCTCGGTGTCACCAGTGAGCGCTGGGACGACGGCGCGTGGCTGACCCCCGACGCCTGGCACGACGGACTGCCTCTCTCGCGGAAAGCACCGGCATACAGCACGCGGTACGGGGAGTATCGCCTCGACCGGGCGCACCCACTCAGCGCGCAAGGCACCGCCGACGTCTTCGCGCTGGGCATCGAGGTGCTGCTGCCCACAGGCACGAAACTGCCCGAATTGCCCTCTGGTGTCACAGCATTCGGCTTGGACGCGAACAACACGGTCGTCGCTGACGCTGTGTGGCTGCAGGCGTGCACGTTGCCGGGCACCCCGCCACGGTTCGTCTCGGCCCACGCCGAGCATGTATGGCGCAACATCTGCCCCGACCCCTCCCCACTCGTGGGCACCGATGTCGCAGCACCCGCACCGCAGGCGGAAGCGATTCTGCAGCAACGTGATTCGCACTTCGCGGCGGTGCAGGAGCACTACTACGACGACCCGCCGCAGATCGAGCGCGGCTGGCGCGAATTCCTCATCGACACCCGCGCGAATGTCTACGTCGACGTGGTCAACAACGTCGCCACGACCGGCCACGCGCACCCGCACCTGACCCGCGCGGCGCAGCGGCAGTGGAGTCTGCTCAACACCAACAGCCGGTTCCACTACGCCGGCAGCGCTGCCCTCTCCCAGCGGCTGGCAGCCCTGGCGCCCGACGGACTCGATCAGGTCTTTCTGGTCAACAGCGGCAGCGAGGCGGTCGACCTCGCCCTGCGACTGGCGATGACCGCGACCGGTCGCGCACGGATGCTCGCCGCGCGTGAGGCATACCACGGGTGGACGATCGGCTCGGATGCCGTGACGAGTTCGCTCGGCGACAACCCGCGCGCGATGGAGTCGCGACCTGCCTGGGTGGAGCTGATGGACGCGCCCAACCAGATCCGCGGCACCCACCGCGGGCCGGATTCGGCTGCGGCATACCTGTCGGATCTGGACGATCAACTGGCGGCGATCGACACCGACCAGATCGCCGGGGTGATCCTCGAGCCGATCTTCGGCAACGGCGGCGGAGTGGCCCTGCCCGATGGTTATCTCGCCGGTGTGTACGAGCGGGTGCGCGCGCTCGGCGGTGTCTGCATCAGTGATGAGGTGCAGGTCGGATACGGCCGAACAGGGCACTATTTCTGGGGATTCGAGCAACAGAGCGTCGTGCCCGACATCATCACGGTCGCCAAATCGATGGGCAACGGCCAGCCGTTGGGTGCGGTCGTCACCACTGCCGCGATCGCAGAGGCGTTCGCGGCCGAGGGCAGTTTCTTCTCGTCCGCGGGCGGTTCGCCCGTGTCCTGCGCGATCGGTATGGCGGTGCTCGATGTCATGGAACGCGAGCAGTTGCAACACAATGCGCTCGTCGTCGGTGACCACTTCCGCACGGAACTACAGCGGCTCGCCGATCGTCACCAGGCCATCGGCGCCGTCCACGGGTTCGGGCTCTACCTCGGTGTCGAGCTGGTGACGGATCGCGAGAGCTTCACTCCCGCAACGGATCTGGCGACTGACGTCTGCGAGTCACTGCTGCGCGAGGGGTGCATCGTGCAGGCGACGGGTGACGGTCACAACGTGCTCAAGATCAAGCCGCCGCTGGTCGTGACCGCCGACAGCGTCGACTTCGTCGTCGCTGCGATCGATCGCGTGCTGACCCGCCTGTCCGACTGA
- the purH gene encoding bifunctional phosphoribosylaminoimidazolecarboxamide formyltransferase/IMP cyclohydrolase, which translates to MSPSAADGRRPIRRALISVYDKTGLEALARGLHDAGVELVSTGGSAALIDGLGIPVVRVEELTGFPECLEGRVKTLHPRVHAGILADTRKPEHLSQLDDLGVAAFELVVCNLYPFRETVASGATPDECIEQIDIGGPSMVRAAAKNHPSVAIVTSPGTYDDALAAVAAGGFTLEQRKLLAAQAFVHTADYDSAVANWMGNVYVDTSEGTGFPQWSGATFTKAETLRYGENPHQAAALYRHWRGGIASARQLFGKAMSYNNYVDADAAVRAAYDHGDLPTVAIIKHANPCGIAVGAADESIASVHAKAHACDSMSAFGGVIATNRPVTVEMAETVKDIFTEVVVAPAFDDGAVEILSARKAIRLLQLPADQVAGDPVEIRPISGGMLMQQRDKVDAVVRDGAGEVTGGDDAANWRLVSGEPASAETLTDLQFAWRAIRAVKSNAILLASGGASVGVGMGQVNRVDACHLAVSRAGAERAQGSVAASDAFFPFPDGLEVLLDAGVKAVVAPGGSLRDQSVIDAAQAAGVTMYFTGTRHFAH; encoded by the coding sequence ATGTCACCATCAGCAGCAGACGGCCGCCGCCCGATCCGACGGGCCCTGATCTCGGTCTACGACAAGACCGGTCTCGAAGCTCTGGCCCGCGGTCTGCACGACGCCGGAGTCGAACTGGTCTCCACCGGCGGATCGGCCGCCCTCATCGACGGGCTCGGCATACCTGTGGTGCGGGTCGAGGAGCTCACCGGATTCCCCGAGTGCCTCGAAGGGCGTGTCAAGACGCTGCACCCGCGCGTGCACGCCGGCATCCTCGCCGACACGCGCAAGCCGGAACACCTTTCGCAACTGGACGACCTCGGCGTGGCCGCCTTCGAGTTGGTCGTCTGCAACCTCTACCCGTTCCGTGAGACCGTCGCCTCCGGCGCCACTCCGGATGAGTGCATCGAGCAGATCGACATCGGCGGCCCGTCGATGGTGCGTGCCGCGGCCAAGAACCACCCGAGCGTTGCGATCGTCACTTCCCCCGGCACGTATGACGACGCGCTCGCCGCCGTGGCCGCGGGAGGCTTCACGCTGGAGCAGCGCAAACTGCTGGCGGCGCAGGCATTCGTGCACACGGCCGACTACGACAGCGCCGTGGCCAACTGGATGGGCAATGTCTACGTCGACACCAGCGAGGGCACCGGATTCCCGCAGTGGTCGGGCGCGACGTTCACCAAGGCCGAGACGCTGCGGTATGGCGAAAACCCCCACCAGGCGGCTGCTCTCTATCGGCACTGGCGGGGCGGAATCGCGTCTGCACGGCAGCTTTTCGGCAAGGCGATGTCGTACAACAACTACGTCGACGCCGACGCTGCCGTGCGCGCGGCATACGACCACGGCGACCTGCCCACCGTCGCGATCATCAAGCACGCCAACCCGTGCGGCATCGCGGTCGGGGCAGCCGACGAGAGCATCGCCTCCGTCCACGCCAAGGCACACGCGTGCGACTCGATGTCGGCCTTCGGCGGCGTGATCGCGACCAACCGGCCGGTGACGGTCGAGATGGCCGAGACGGTCAAGGACATCTTCACCGAGGTCGTCGTGGCGCCGGCTTTCGACGACGGTGCCGTCGAGATCCTCAGCGCCCGCAAGGCGATTCGGCTGCTGCAATTGCCTGCCGACCAGGTGGCAGGCGACCCCGTCGAGATCCGGCCGATCTCCGGCGGGATGCTCATGCAGCAGCGCGACAAGGTCGACGCGGTCGTCCGCGACGGGGCCGGTGAGGTCACCGGTGGCGACGACGCGGCGAACTGGCGGCTGGTGTCGGGTGAGCCGGCATCGGCCGAGACACTGACCGATCTGCAGTTCGCCTGGCGCGCCATCCGCGCAGTGAAGTCCAACGCGATCCTGTTGGCGTCCGGCGGTGCGTCCGTCGGTGTCGGGATGGGCCAGGTCAATCGTGTCGACGCCTGCCACTTGGCAGTGTCGCGTGCCGGCGCGGAACGGGCGCAGGGCTCGGTCGCCGCGTCGGACGCCTTCTTCCCGTTCCCCGACGGCCTTGAAGTGTTGCTCGACGCAGGTGTGAAAGCCGTTGTGGCGCCTGGTGGTTCCCTACGTGACCAGTCGGTCATCGATGCGGCACAGGCTGCGGGCGTGACGATGTACTTCACCGGCACGCGGCATTTCGCGCACTGA
- a CDS encoding cyclic nucleotide-binding domain-containing protein yields MATAQLKQVLADIDLFAGLSSSAISQIAETGTTFKTGPGGKVITEGAHDSGLRVVLEGSATVDVAGESRGEIGPGEYVGELSMIDGAARSATVIAGSQGVTTFALSSMAFMPLVRGDGDIAAALLKTLVARLRKVEAASHGQS; encoded by the coding sequence ATGGCCACCGCCCAGTTGAAGCAGGTCCTGGCGGACATCGATCTGTTCGCCGGCCTCAGCTCCTCCGCGATCTCCCAGATCGCAGAGACGGGAACGACATTCAAGACCGGCCCGGGCGGCAAGGTCATCACCGAGGGTGCCCACGACAGCGGGCTGCGCGTCGTGCTCGAGGGGTCGGCGACGGTCGACGTCGCCGGCGAGTCCCGTGGCGAGATCGGCCCCGGCGAGTATGTCGGCGAGCTGTCGATGATCGACGGTGCCGCCAGGTCGGCCACCGTCATCGCCGGGTCGCAGGGCGTCACGACCTTCGCGTTGTCGTCGATGGCCTTCATGCCGCTGGTGCGTGGCGACGGCGACATCGCTGCCGCGCTGCTGAAGACGCTGGTCGCCCGGTTGCGCAAGGTCGAGGCAGCCTCGCACGGTCAGTCCTGA
- a CDS encoding adenylate/guanylate cyclase domain-containing protein: MRKHVVILFVDLVGSTALGESTDPEALRAGLARYFEAVSKVIWQHGGTVEKFIGDAVMAVFGVPTTREDDATRALRAAIDIHTVVARLREEIGTDFHVRVGVNSGEVFVTHQPDGQFSVTGDAVNTAQRLEAAAGTDETYVGDTVAELAGGTVRLTEVGPILHKGRSTPQQVFAIAADQSRGQRARQTTFVGREVELAELVSIADRAMERRQGWLLTYVGEAGIGKSRLISEFAVRRPGIHHIHGRCEPMNTGTYAPLTRLLLDLDPDWELYVDRLLGAEAAAVLQRLRSAAGRSDVQTSTGDVVWAMQRVVTALASTGAVAIGWDDLQWATEAQLDFITALAAACRSLPVLTICVGRPELFDTRPHWGGGRKSRVEDVERLSRQDLTALADERIRFNENKLHVSVEDLVDRAEGNPQVLQMLAHASASGSDLPASVAQLYEAALDRLTPVERLLVECAAVYGREFRIDAATATATGGLPDDLELVADRLRELNILEVAGDGEFRFVQSLFMQTAYRSMPKQVRSDRHAALAEWLVKHPEECGLDTPSVAASHLVRALSLLEEINGPAGRRAILREAAIDAGMAAVDHAALRGDPGRMSAALRLIDILPAGDRRSFDLGYNLLISTEPTADHALRQAGFARLDDVMAASAEWQLVREVPLLLKGVRAGEVALPQAQASAGRIRKRLLALPEPAQGSLAMVELLCAQVEADGGNLNRCHEICLVNIARCRANGRTVEERLWRHFNLQIAHATAPVDDVIRDARQLQQDFAGNRTMWRAATSVLAAALAAAGESDEAWRQWTAAEALLGEQSADALTAFYDRQYVARILLCEGRAAEAGRLWVEIATQLADRAMLQASFLHAAMRDFVYAGEILQLRYVAKQLEALALTPESHDVAQSGLAAKRAVESALAGDRATALVEMAKVFAIDRSEESPINAGFALAFEAILERVMGDCGASESLAEQARAAYHSRGASALADQVDTWVANADKLLR; the protein is encoded by the coding sequence GTGCGCAAGCATGTGGTGATCCTGTTCGTCGACCTGGTCGGGTCGACTGCGCTCGGAGAATCCACCGACCCGGAGGCTCTGCGCGCCGGACTGGCCCGCTACTTCGAGGCGGTGTCGAAGGTCATCTGGCAGCACGGCGGCACCGTCGAGAAGTTCATCGGCGACGCCGTCATGGCCGTCTTCGGGGTGCCGACCACGCGTGAGGACGACGCGACCAGGGCCCTGCGCGCGGCGATCGACATACACACCGTCGTCGCCCGGCTGCGCGAGGAAATCGGCACCGACTTCCACGTCCGGGTCGGCGTCAACTCCGGTGAGGTCTTCGTGACTCACCAGCCCGACGGGCAGTTCAGCGTCACCGGCGACGCTGTCAACACCGCACAGCGGCTCGAGGCGGCTGCCGGCACCGACGAGACGTATGTCGGGGACACCGTCGCCGAACTCGCCGGGGGAACTGTCCGGTTGACCGAGGTCGGGCCGATCCTGCACAAGGGCAGGAGCACCCCGCAACAGGTGTTCGCCATCGCCGCCGACCAGTCGCGCGGGCAGCGGGCGCGCCAGACGACCTTTGTCGGGCGTGAGGTCGAACTGGCCGAACTGGTATCGATCGCCGACCGTGCGATGGAGCGGCGACAGGGCTGGCTGCTCACGTATGTCGGTGAAGCCGGCATCGGCAAGTCGCGACTGATCAGCGAGTTCGCGGTTCGACGACCCGGCATCCACCACATTCACGGTCGATGCGAGCCGATGAACACCGGCACTTACGCTCCGCTCACCCGCCTGCTGCTTGATCTCGACCCGGACTGGGAGCTGTATGTCGATCGCCTGCTCGGTGCAGAGGCCGCCGCGGTGCTGCAACGTCTGCGCTCCGCTGCCGGGCGTTCGGATGTGCAGACCTCCACCGGCGACGTCGTCTGGGCGATGCAGCGCGTCGTCACTGCGTTGGCGAGCACGGGCGCGGTGGCGATCGGCTGGGACGACCTGCAATGGGCCACCGAGGCGCAACTGGACTTCATCACGGCGCTCGCGGCCGCGTGTCGCTCGCTACCGGTCCTGACCATCTGCGTCGGACGCCCGGAACTCTTCGACACCCGGCCACACTGGGGCGGAGGTCGCAAGTCGCGTGTGGAGGACGTCGAGCGTCTGTCCCGCCAAGACCTCACAGCGCTCGCCGACGAGCGAATCCGATTCAACGAGAACAAGCTCCACGTATCCGTCGAGGATCTCGTCGATCGGGCCGAGGGTAATCCGCAGGTTCTGCAGATGCTGGCACACGCATCGGCATCGGGATCGGATCTGCCGGCGTCGGTGGCGCAGCTCTACGAGGCTGCGCTCGATCGACTCACACCTGTCGAGCGGCTGCTGGTGGAGTGCGCCGCCGTCTACGGCCGCGAGTTTCGCATCGACGCGGCTACGGCCACCGCTACTGGCGGCCTGCCGGACGACCTTGAGCTCGTCGCCGACCGGCTGCGCGAGCTCAACATCCTCGAGGTCGCCGGGGATGGCGAATTCCGTTTCGTGCAGTCACTTTTCATGCAGACGGCATACCGGTCGATGCCCAAGCAGGTGCGCTCCGACCGGCACGCGGCCCTTGCCGAGTGGCTCGTGAAGCATCCCGAGGAGTGCGGCCTCGACACGCCTTCGGTGGCCGCGTCACACCTTGTGCGTGCGCTTTCATTGCTGGAGGAGATCAACGGACCTGCCGGCCGGCGTGCGATCCTGCGCGAAGCGGCGATCGACGCCGGGATGGCTGCCGTCGATCACGCTGCCCTGCGCGGCGATCCGGGCCGGATGAGCGCGGCGCTACGACTGATCGACATCCTGCCGGCGGGGGACCGTCGCAGCTTCGACCTCGGGTACAACCTGCTCATCTCCACCGAACCGACCGCAGACCATGCGCTGCGGCAGGCGGGTTTTGCCCGGCTGGACGATGTGATGGCGGCCAGCGCGGAGTGGCAGTTGGTGCGGGAAGTGCCACTGCTGCTCAAAGGCGTCCGGGCCGGCGAGGTAGCGCTACCCCAGGCGCAGGCCTCCGCCGGGCGAATCAGGAAGCGGCTGCTGGCGCTGCCCGAACCTGCCCAGGGGTCGCTCGCGATGGTCGAACTCCTCTGTGCCCAGGTCGAGGCCGATGGCGGCAATCTGAATCGCTGTCACGAGATCTGCCTGGTGAACATCGCCCGCTGCCGCGCGAACGGCAGAACCGTCGAGGAGCGTCTGTGGCGGCACTTCAACCTGCAGATCGCCCATGCCACAGCCCCGGTCGACGACGTGATCCGCGACGCCCGCCAGCTGCAGCAGGACTTCGCCGGTAACCGGACGATGTGGCGGGCGGCGACATCGGTCCTGGCGGCGGCGCTCGCCGCCGCTGGGGAATCGGACGAGGCGTGGCGGCAGTGGACGGCCGCAGAGGCATTGCTTGGCGAGCAGAGCGCAGATGCCCTCACGGCTTTCTACGACCGGCAGTATGTCGCCCGGATCCTGCTGTGCGAGGGCCGAGCCGCGGAGGCGGGTCGACTGTGGGTCGAGATCGCCACGCAGTTGGCCGACCGCGCCATGTTGCAGGCGTCCTTCCTGCACGCGGCGATGCGCGACTTCGTATACGCGGGCGAGATCCTCCAATTGCGCTACGTCGCAAAGCAACTCGAGGCTCTCGCCTTGACGCCAGAAAGTCACGATGTCGCGCAATCAGGACTGGCTGCGAAGCGGGCGGTGGAGTCTGCTCTCGCCGGCGACCGTGCGACAGCACTCGTTGAGATGGCCAAGGTCTTCGCGATCGACCGTTCGGAGGAGAGCCCGATCAACGCCGGTTTCGCGCTCGCGTTCGAGGCGATCCTTGAGCGGGTGATGGGAGACTGCGGCGCCAGCGAGAGTCTGGCCGAGCAGGCCCGTGCGGCATACCACTCCAGAGGTGCCAGTGCGCTTGCAGATCAGGTCGACACGTGGGTGGCCAATGCGGACAAACTCCTGCGGTGA
- a CDS encoding adenylate/guanylate cyclase domain-containing protein, with translation MIVVITCARCGVQSPTGTKFCPNCGASLAQGGLQAPVRKHVVILFVDIVGSTGLGESIDPEALRASLARYFDAVSKVVWKYGGTVEKFIGDAVMAVFGVPATREDDATRAVQAATEIHAAVKELSARMQARLGQSLRVRIGVNQGEVFVTHQPDGQFSVTGDAVNVAARLQAAAQPDETYVGDTVAALVGQGVSLEFIGPMTHKGKTEPQQVFKVTDGDGRHGVLRRTRFAGREIELADLAAIADRSARLGQGWFVTYVGEPGIGKNRLVSHFLEGRDGLRVLRGTAQPLATDGSYGPLAKLLTAIDDDWPAVVEGMFDERTATAIVRRLKSATARSEETTSIDDIVWAVRKLLAQLAVAGPIAVVWKDIEWASEEMLDLIEGLVAPLRIYPVLTICTTRPELFERRPMWGGGQQSRVEPVDALSADELREMATERMPELERVSQESGRSVEMSLRALIRRSDGNPQVFQVLLDCMCDGDELPVSVHTLFEATLDRLTPMERAFCEVGSVLGREFYAEAVEPVRTADPDPDYDGNEVAGRLRLLNILELGDQDSSGFTRYQFAQSMLMETAYRTQARQVRSERHVRAADWCAAHADQLERSQRGAIAGHLRQAYDELARVSADTASIDALRERAASAGYEAAEELDLRGEPRAREAYLALFELFSDGDLRLHDIAHRAFMRTRHHDMADVEEVVARTDRKLADLPSWLVHREAMLLVGRLQSGATPAADGIDAATELIDAAREFPDLLGLQIDVGWPRALAFGIAGQMTEGLGDIGILARRAEEYGDRPVARLLTFARVEFGMWSDEPVSLVLQDVDEALDSGGAQRERVLSLLPLRVWLRAMRGDRGGATEDWERVVELSSGPDYIARETDRWAMALYSFGEPTAAAEALAQQLPLLTPIVQQDNEMWIVRLWLRAGDADAAFAAFEGDLQAPTLDDDGYHPGLRDGVVAQLLALRGNADLARERIRQAHLLVDTISMPITIAELAVDEAVVEAILGDEAASLDAAGRAERAYRRKGASAMADNVERWMSSAATLVQEGQHADTDV, from the coding sequence ATGATCGTCGTGATCACGTGCGCGCGGTGCGGTGTGCAGTCGCCGACCGGGACGAAGTTCTGCCCCAACTGCGGTGCGTCGCTGGCGCAGGGCGGCTTGCAGGCGCCGGTCCGCAAGCACGTCGTCATCCTCTTCGTCGACATTGTCGGGTCGACCGGCCTGGGTGAGTCGATCGACCCGGAAGCGTTGCGCGCCAGTCTCGCCCGCTATTTCGACGCTGTCTCCAAGGTCGTCTGGAAATACGGTGGCACGGTCGAGAAGTTCATCGGCGACGCCGTCATGGCCGTCTTCGGCGTGCCGGCCACGCGTGAGGACGACGCGACTCGCGCAGTGCAGGCGGCGACCGAGATCCACGCGGCCGTCAAGGAACTCTCCGCACGTATGCAGGCCCGGCTGGGGCAGAGCCTGCGCGTGCGCATCGGCGTAAACCAGGGTGAGGTCTTCGTCACCCACCAGCCCGACGGACAGTTCTCGGTCACCGGTGACGCCGTCAACGTGGCAGCTCGGCTGCAGGCGGCGGCACAGCCGGACGAGACGTATGTCGGTGACACCGTTGCGGCGCTGGTCGGTCAGGGCGTGTCGCTGGAGTTCATCGGGCCCATGACCCACAAGGGCAAGACCGAACCCCAGCAGGTCTTCAAAGTCACCGACGGCGACGGCCGCCACGGGGTGTTGCGTCGCACCAGGTTCGCCGGCCGGGAGATCGAACTGGCCGACCTTGCGGCGATCGCCGATCGATCCGCGCGGCTGGGTCAAGGGTGGTTCGTGACGTATGTCGGCGAGCCTGGCATCGGCAAGAACCGGCTGGTCTCGCACTTCCTCGAGGGTCGCGACGGTCTGCGGGTGCTGCGTGGCACCGCTCAGCCGCTCGCGACCGACGGGTCATACGGTCCTCTTGCCAAGCTGCTCACTGCCATCGATGACGACTGGCCCGCTGTCGTCGAGGGCATGTTCGATGAGCGGACCGCCACGGCGATCGTCCGTCGGCTGAAGTCGGCAACCGCTCGCTCGGAGGAGACCACCTCGATCGACGACATCGTCTGGGCGGTGCGAAAACTGTTGGCGCAGTTGGCTGTTGCCGGCCCCATCGCAGTTGTCTGGAAGGACATCGAGTGGGCCAGCGAGGAGATGCTGGACCTCATCGAGGGTCTCGTGGCGCCATTGCGCATCTATCCGGTGTTGACGATCTGCACGACGCGCCCGGAATTGTTCGAACGACGCCCGATGTGGGGCGGTGGTCAGCAGTCGCGCGTCGAGCCGGTGGACGCGCTCAGCGCGGACGAACTGCGTGAGATGGCGACCGAGCGGATGCCCGAACTGGAGCGCGTGTCGCAGGAGTCCGGTCGGTCGGTCGAGATGTCGCTGCGGGCTCTGATCCGACGCAGCGACGGCAATCCGCAGGTCTTCCAGGTGCTGCTGGACTGCATGTGTGACGGGGATGAGCTGCCGGTGTCGGTGCACACACTTTTCGAGGCGACGCTGGATCGGCTCACGCCGATGGAACGCGCGTTCTGCGAGGTGGGTTCTGTGCTGGGCCGCGAGTTCTACGCCGAGGCAGTGGAGCCGGTGCGCACGGCTGATCCCGACCCGGACTACGACGGCAACGAGGTCGCCGGACGGCTGCGACTGCTCAACATTCTCGAGCTCGGCGACCAGGACTCCAGCGGATTCACTCGGTACCAGTTCGCCCAGTCGATGCTGATGGAGACGGCATACCGAACCCAGGCCAGGCAGGTGCGATCCGAGCGCCACGTGCGCGCCGCCGACTGGTGCGCGGCCCACGCCGATCAGCTGGAGCGCTCCCAACGCGGCGCCATCGCCGGACATCTGCGCCAGGCGTATGACGAACTCGCTCGCGTGTCCGCCGACACCGCCTCGATCGACGCGCTGCGCGAGCGTGCGGCAAGCGCCGGATACGAGGCCGCCGAAGAGCTCGACCTGCGCGGCGAACCACGCGCTCGCGAGGCATATCTCGCGCTGTTCGAGTTGTTCTCCGACGGCGATCTGCGGCTGCACGACATCGCGCACCGGGCGTTCATGCGCACCCGGCACCACGACATGGCCGATGTCGAGGAGGTCGTCGCCCGCACCGATCGCAAGCTCGCGGATCTGCCGTCGTGGCTGGTGCACCGCGAGGCGATGCTGTTGGTCGGCCGACTGCAGTCCGGTGCTACGCCCGCCGCCGACGGCATCGATGCGGCGACCGAACTCATCGATGCGGCACGTGAGTTTCCCGACCTGCTCGGGCTGCAGATCGACGTCGGCTGGCCAAGGGCACTTGCCTTCGGCATCGCAGGTCAGATGACTGAGGGGCTGGGCGACATCGGCATACTCGCCCGGCGGGCCGAGGAGTATGGCGACCGGCCCGTCGCGAGGTTGCTGACCTTCGCCCGTGTCGAGTTCGGAATGTGGAGCGACGAGCCGGTGAGCCTGGTGCTGCAGGATGTCGACGAAGCGCTGGATTCCGGTGGTGCGCAACGGGAGCGTGTGCTGAGTCTGTTGCCGTTGCGGGTCTGGCTGCGCGCCATGCGAGGGGACCGCGGCGGCGCGACCGAGGATTGGGAGCGCGTCGTCGAACTCTCCAGCGGGCCGGACTACATCGCCCGCGAGACCGACCGGTGGGCAATGGCGTTGTACAGCTTCGGCGAACCCACCGCGGCGGCCGAGGCATTGGCGCAGCAGTTGCCCCTGCTCACCCCGATCGTGCAGCAGGACAACGAGATGTGGATCGTGCGGCTGTGGTTGCGAGCCGGCGACGCGGATGCTGCCTTCGCCGCATTCGAGGGTGATCTGCAGGCGCCCACGCTGGACGACGACGGATATCACCCGGGTCTGCGTGACGGAGTTGTGGCGCAACTGTTGGCGCTGCGGGGCAACGCAGATCTGGCACGTGAACGCATCCGTCAGGCGCATCTGCTGGTCGACACGATCTCGATGCCCATCACGATTGCCGAACTGGCGGTCGACGAGGCCGTCGTCGAAGCGATCCTGGGTGATGAGGCTGCGAGTCTCGACGCTGCCGGTCGTGCCGAGCGGGCCTACCGTCGCAAGGGCGCCTCGGCAATGGCGGACAATGTCGAACGTTGGATGTCCAGCGCAGCCACCTTGGTGCAGGAAGGGCAGCATGCAGACACAGACGTGTGA